The Plasmodium reichenowi strain SY57 chromosome 2, whole genome shotgun sequence DNA segment TTTCTACAATTTTATCACCAACTGCAGCCCCATCGGTACTTCCATCCTGCTCCTTCTTATTCTTATTCTTCTTATTATTCTTCTTATTATTCTTCTTATTATCCCTTTTCtgcttttttttctcaCTAGATTCTTGGAACATTTCCAAAGTAACATTTTTCTTATCCTTGGTGGAATTCTCCAAATGTATCATTGTTAATACATCCTCCCTATCCATACTTTTAACAAgttcttctttttttaaaaacttTTTATACTCATCCAAATAGGCATAACCTGTAGACAATGCAGAGGTTGTATCACCTTGATCCGCTGCCTTTTTCCAAAACTCAAAAGCTTTGATTTCATCTCTTTCTATTCCTATACTCTCATTTCctaaataatatatttcacCCAAAGCAGCTAAAGCATATGAATTACTATTATCAGCTAgttttacaaaatattcaaacagatttttgttttgtactaaattattttgaattatatttttatttttatcatttatattttcttcatacACTCCACTTTCTAAGGTAGATGAATTTCTCAAAGAATCAACCACGGCTCCTAATATATTActtaataaataatcaCAAGTAGTTAAAAATGGAGATAcgttattttttattactgaatttttataattaattttatcaaaagtaaaatcaaaataatcTTTTAAGTAGGTgttatttgttttattcttatatttcAATCTAATGACATTATTTGTAAATGCTAATTTACTAAAAAAATCGTCTTTTGTTGAACCTAAAgaataagaaataattttagattttatattatcttctTTCCTTGGTATTATTCTATTTTCATCAGATAAAAAATCATGATTTCgtatattttcattatttttataatatatataaaagaaacTATTTATAGAATTATCGTTTATTTCGAATACATCATCATTCATTTCTGTACTTATGGATATAGAAGAAttatttacaaatataggtaaatttatatgatataaaacaccacttaaaaaattacataaCCCATCTTTCCCTTCTCTTATAAGTTTTACAGAATAATCAATATTTCGTGGAAATCCATATGGGAAATGTAACTTTccattattatcatttatacctattaaatataaaaatgacaAAACACAAATtgattcattttttaatttctcAACAAAATTACTTCtcaataattttaattgatcatatattttatctttcatttttatagCTGCTGGggtaaatatattcaaatttatattattataataatcatatattcTCATTGTtctatttatatgaaaGGAATTcttatctttttctttattattcataaaattaaatCTCTTCCTATCATTcacatttaatatattcttatcatcgacataatataattcattcattttatcataatcatatgttccatattttttatattttatattcattctGTTCCAATTATTTCCTTCACTTGATACTTCATGAATACGCATCAAGTTTcgaatattttttttcaactCTTCTTGTTTatcaataatattattattttctaacAAATCATGAtccttaaaaaaaatttctcTTCTACACTTTAATAAATCATCATAGAAATTTTTGTTCTCTTTATACTTTGTAATGgttattaaatattcatatatattaaaaaagtttatcttacttttaatattaatttgaTTAATAGATGTAAATACATCTTTCGTAGGATTAAATAGTAAaggaatatatttatcagaaaccttattatatattataccctcctttaattcatatttatttttataactATTCATATCTTCCTTTTTTTCAGATGACATGTTCAAAAACTTATCTAAattctttaatatatatttattatattttttaaaattttcatcattCGCTAGTTTCTTATATGAATCCATTAGTAAATTCCACACATCACTCTCCGATTCCTTTccatcatttttattattatgtgtATCAAATGAAGACTCATCTGCACTCTCAGTAATATTGTTAAATGCACCCTCGCTCTTTTCAAACTTCTCCTTATTGGTATTATCATATATCATATCACCTCTTTCATCAGTCTCATAATTCGACCTAGCCTTATTATCATCTAGTTTTTTTGGTTCcttaacattttttaacGATATGTCAACGtcattcttattatttacataatcTTGTGGTGGATCCCTCTCGGGATTAACATTTACATTCTCATGTTTTATATTAGTATGATaatctatattatataatttatttaatatatctattaataaatttgtaAAGTTAGAAAAAATCATACGCATTTCTAATGTAACATAACGTATAATTTCTGAATCAccattttgtatataattatataatattaaattttcatttagtttttttaattttttatataatttatgaTTTCCAATTTGCccttttgtttttattgAATTATTCCATACATCCATATTTATTAgatatttatgtttatcaaaaaaatgatgattataacttaagaaatatgaataaataaaatcatCAAATGACTGACAGAGATACATATCATTAGGATAATgtctttttatattattaataataaaactatatttattgtaGTTATCAATAATTTCtaataaagataatttacttaaatttatataatataaaaaattttcagaactaaataaatttaacataagcttataattatatttataagaatatattttattttcgtcaatataataaataaaattattcttATCAAAACAAGTTtctattaatttaaaattattataccatctaaataaagatacaataaaatgtcttatatatatgttttcattcatatcattttttattcttttcttcttttcattatttgaaaaggatataaaatatttcctactatttttattattcataagtctaatcaaataatttaaacTATCATacatttctttatttatttttgtttgaAGAGAATATTCATCAAgcatattaaaataattataattatttctatttatactttttaatataagCTCATCTAAAATCTTATCATACATATCAATCATTTTATTGTATTCAACAACAAAGTTACTAccattcatattattatgatcatcatcatcatcactattcatttttttgttcttttgttgtttatttttcctATCTTTTGTACTATTCCTTCTTTTTTCGTCTGTTATAATCCCCTCCTTTGCACGACTATCCTTTAAAACaacattataattaataacTTCATTATTTTTCGTATTGtccttattatatatattgttctcattttttaaattttccTTACTATGTATATCtttcttatttttcttcttttcaTTCACCTCTTTAGGCACATATGATGACAGCTCATCATTCTCACCAACATCTAAATTCACATTGGTAGAAGGATCGAAAAAAGAAGACagttttaatttttcatcatcatcaaaatatatttctttccTTTCATTGGACACACTGTTATCACctttaattattaatagaaaaaaagaaaatataaaattcaaataaaaaacatttttaatcATATTTACACCTAATcacaaataaaatgaaataaaagGAAACGAAATGGAAtggaataataatatgtaacCAAATTGATCAAAcgaaaaaaattatcaaaTGATTAAAAtaagcaaaaaaaaataaatgacaaaaaaaaataaatatacatacatatatataataaactAATTAGACATAATGTTAAactaaaaaataaaacatttcaccagaattttaaaaaatccTGTTCccaaaataaaataaataacgCAGAAAGGAAGAAATATTACAAATCTACgaaaaaaatttcaaaCTCAAAAACTAATTATAaatctaatttttttttttttttttttttttttttttttattgcTTCTCTATTATTCCGTTgtatattcaaaaaataaaatatggcaaataaaataagaaacACATCaaaatacacatatatatatgtatttatttatattataattaattaaattaactgaatataattcttacataaatataaatatatacatatatatatatatatatatatatataatatctcttaatttaatataaacacattattatatacatatatattaaactgaaatgttattaaatatatataatcaaataaaaatagacAAAATCGGTAaattataaacatttaaaaaaaaaaaaagaagcAAACATATgttattacatatatatatatatatatatatatatattttttttattattcctTTTTCAAATGTATAATCACATataaccaaaaaaaaaNNNNNNNNNNNNNNNNNNNNNNNNNNNNNNNNNNNNNNNNNNNNNNNNNNNNNNNNNNNNNNNNNNNNNNNNNNNNNNNNNNNNNNNNNNNNNNNNNNNNNNNNNNNNNNNNNNNNNNNNNNNNNNNNNNNNNNNNNNNNNNNNNNNNNNNNNNNNNNNNNNNNNNNNNNNNNNNNNNNNNNNNNNNNNNNNNNNNNNNNNNNNNNNNNNNNNNNNNNNNNNNNNNNNNNNNNNNNNNNNNNNNNNNNNNNNNNNNNNNNNNNNNNNNNNNNNNNNNNNNNNNNNNNNNNNNNNNNNNNNNNNNNNNNNNNNNNNNNNNNNNNNNNNNNNNNNNNNNNNNNNNNNNNNNNNNNNNNNNNNNNNNNNNNNNNNNNNNaaaaaagaaaagaaaagaaaagaaaagaaaagaaaaaaaggaaagaaatatattatatattgtatattatatatataatcaaatattatgtaataatttacatatttacATACACAATAATTCCTTAGCGattactttttattttttaatataaatctcaaacgaaaaaaaaaaatatatatattatatatatatatatttatattatatgaactTAAAAAAAGTGCAAAGAAcgaaaaatattatagtgttatatttatatatatatatatatattttttttttttattatttatatgacgaaagaaaaaatataaataaattaaaataaaagaataacatattgtaatatatatgaataataaaaaaaattatcgacaggttaaaataatttatatgtatacacatcatataatattatttttattgcaattaataatatttaataaagaaaaaaaaaaaaatacatatatatatatatatatatatatatattttatttttgaaaatacTTCATTTAATTGTTTCATATTccatttattaaatatacatatttttacatttttacatttttacatttttatatttttacatttttacatttttatcattttatattattttatttttttaaatgtacACATATTAATGTAAGGATATGCTATTTGTCAAAATGAGCGTGGACGATggaataaataaaaaaataatttttttaacacAATATTCAGACGcttaattatataaatatttatatcacatatttcttatatataattttattttttattttatatatatattttttttttacaacaAATTAGTATATGTTATGACgcttatattattttaataaatatctcttttttattaagtgggagaaaaaaaaaaaaatacatatatattaaaaaaaaatttcatatgatcataacatatatatatatatatatatatatatatatatttatgtgtgtgtgtgtgtgtttttttcttttatctttaaaacaaaatttattaaatcattagtaaaagatatataaatgaaattcatttcttttattaaaacttttaaatatattatttgatatcatgatttttttatatttaggtaatatttttaaaaagaaaaataagctcttaatatatttatttcattcaaataataaattgtTTACTTATTTTATGAACATATTAATTAGAACAATATAAACGCCATAAAGAGTTTATCCTcgaaaaaaaagaaaaagaaaaagaaaaagaaatttatattatatatatatatatatatatatatatataatagttccataaaatattcataagGTATAATCCAAGGttctataaatattacaacATTTTAGTTGCTCTTTTtgtcatatatatttttttttttttgtaatatatattattcatataaccctaactttttatattacattattttattttttcttttttgcTTGAATAcaagtattatatatacaattgaataatttccttttaaacaatcaaaatttatttaaaaacacaaaatgaataaataaaaaaatatataaatataaaatatattatatatatataatattattattaaaataaaaaatatatattaatagaagcttttttttttaatttttaatatatatatataataatcataaaaaaaaaaaatgacttatttaaaaataacataCCTAATGCcaaaaatttattttacttttattgAATTAAActttttgtaatttttcTATCCAATcttttcaaaaatattaataaatttgtattttcaaaatatatatattatatatatatatatatatataatatatatatatataatatgtttttctttttttactcttttat contains these protein-coding regions:
- a CDS encoding hypothetical protein (conserved Plasmodium protein, unknown function), whose protein sequence is MIKNVFYLNFIFSFFLLIIKGDNSVSNERKEIYFDDDEKLKLSSFFDPSTNVNLDVGENDELSSYVPKEVNEKKKNKKDIHSKENLKNENNIYNKDNTKNNEVINYNVVLKDSRAKEGIITDEKRRNSTKDRKNKQQKNKKMNSDDDDDHNNMNGSNFVVEYNKMIDMYDKILDELILKSINRNNYNYFNMLDEYSLQTKINKEMYDSLNYLIRLMNNKNSRKYFISFSNNEKKKRIKNDMNENIYIRHFIVSLFRWYNNFKLIETCFDKNNFIYYIDENKIYSYKYNYKLMLNLFSSENFLYYINLSKLSLLEIIDNYNKYSFIINNIKRHYPNDMYLCQSFDDFIYSYFLSYNHHFFDKHKYLINMDVWNNSIKTKGQIGNHKLYKKLKKLNENLILYNYIQNGDSEIIRYVTLEMRMIFSNFTNLLIDILNKLYNIDYHTNIKHENVNVNPERDPPQDYVNNKNDVDISLKNVKEPKKLDDNKARSNYETDERGDMIYDNTNKEKFEKSEGAFNNITESADESSFDTHNNKNDGKESESDVWNLLMDSYKKLANDENFKKYNKYILKNLDKFLNMSSEKKEDMNSYKNKYELKEGIIYNKVSDKYIPLLFNPTKDVFTSINQINIKSKINFFNIYEYLITITKYKENKNFYDDLLKCRREIFFKDHDLLENNNIIDKQEELKKNIRNLMRIHEVSSEGNNWNRMNIKYKKYGTYDYDKMNELYYVDDKNILNVNDRKRFNFMNNKEKDKNSFHINRTMRIYDYYNNINLNIFTPAAIKMKDKIYDQLKLLRSNFVEKLKNESICVLSFLYLIGINDNNGKLHFPYGFPRNIDYSVKLIREGKDGLCNFLSGVLYHINLPIFVNNSSISISTEMNDDVFEINDNSINSFFYIYYKNNENIRNHDFLSDENRIIPRKEDNIKSKIISYSLGSTKDDFFSKLAFTNNVIRLKYKNKTNNTYLKDYFDFTFDKINYKNSVIKNNVSPFLTTCDYLLSNILGAVVDSLRNSSTLESGVYEENINDKNKNIIQNNLVQNKNLFEYFVKLADNSNSYALAALGEIYYLGNESIGIERDEIKAFEFWKKAADQGDTTSALSTGYAYLDEYKKFLKKEELVKSMDREDVLTMIHLENSTKDKKNVTLEMFQESSEKKKQKRDNKKNNKKNNKKNKNKKEQDGSTDGAAVGDKIVENVGNVFQESYGNVDESMGRNGSFDGFSMPSSGGLNNVNVENNVNVENNVNVENNVNVENNVNVQSNTNVQNNTNVQSNINIQSNIYSHGETNSQNNINNVNSFENNAYTQQTSYGEWANPSEDFFNSSFSSSVSSEDVFNNSFSSSVSSEDVFNSSFSSSVPSSFLFDIPEGSEYEHMTENILDEQMNFFNTKNNKEQQEGRPNNESNGMWNDENDEMIQKYMKDLNDDLNKSLKNAEEYFHKAIRNNDDSLENILAKYNIHKFGLGTEKNIELAGIYLKKAADKGDNISQMLLGHYYSGSDIGIKLNDYKDDDKLENLRKSYKYYKMSAQNGNIISLYNKSILILKGVNPKYKTFNEKCEKTLKHFHFIGLFNERLYMLTKLLRRNYQFKDYTGSLLLSIMLSELGDHAHNVNASMLWTLKRKTMQQFTEKYNIVENLKLSLIKELKNKEEQEQEKRQNSIHNVYNNNNNNNNNSNINGYKQCDKNCNEKIKRIYKKNKNASYSFSKVRKMYSMSLLTNCSMLSEFLRERPLFSKIIYCYNFKRELYIHYNRLSWFPYKMMKMQHEDDLSDDKDRSEGWNSMNTKKFNENVQRDNMNRKENANANVKAYTNVKGYANVKANANSVLNKDHNNDNYDYSYYKNNDERRNNKKSEFFNTSKNKKEEKNENKITYHDTYDLCKKYSQIELYEKYDKIILNTLKKNDAVEEKINKLEHMKGVILEHLRISEFLHCYYKPISYYQIKLEEEKEKRAKIDEHIYNEERYYKNEKFNYNNVYSNKWKSMKDYNIKNLYESEFSRYSVFLENIDMKEIFNYKKKYSSNIFDEIQSFSKNCEVCKQYYDIYSAYYGHKKSGINLIKKYREGDEFTIKSKRKELQFLIRNSDEDNHQSLYYKALFLEHNNLDNLKNILQIYFKLATDDHNTCNVIGFLGIMKIFFKKLFFDFNIFSKNNKKNIFTFPLKHKTFYDDNLCSLQKNILLKSEFDNKCFNFDYLLKNNYIYSQIRYSDFFKVLYNLILSFFKII